Proteins from a single region of Dysosmobacter acutus:
- the nhaC gene encoding Na+/H+ antiporter NhaC, with the protein MKEKKVRQKRKPTLLEALIPIIAMLVILFYGKGLKGWSTEPLLIVVAAIAALIAVRVGCTWDEMLNEISNKIAKGMPAILILISVGALIGTWKASGTIPMMIYYGIQIVNPKFLLVTAFLICALVSIVTGTSWGSVGTMGVALMGIASGLNVSLPATAGAVIAGSYFGDKLSPLSDTTNLAPIAAGSELYSHIKHMLWTTIPATVVSLIVYAIVGSGTGVAAVPNPETVETMLSTLDTMYNWNILLLLPAVIILAGSVMKLPTIPVMLGSSAVAGVMAFAFQHISLANILSSTVGGFDVSMVTAEGFDPSAVIWEVTRLINGGGMTSIMSTTLLVFCAFCFAGIMSCAGCLDVVLENLLSVVKSTGGLIASTVVACLTMALTTGNSYLSILIPGEMFRDAYKKRGLAAVNLSRTLEDAGTVAVPIVPWSAAGAYMTATLGVETLEYLPWAVLCYTGFLFAIFYGFTGIGIKKLTPEEMAKED; encoded by the coding sequence ATGAAAGAGAAAAAAGTCCGCCAGAAGCGCAAGCCCACCCTGCTGGAAGCGCTGATCCCCATCATCGCCATGCTGGTGATCCTGTTTTACGGCAAGGGATTGAAGGGCTGGTCCACTGAACCGCTGCTGATTGTGGTGGCGGCCATTGCCGCCCTGATTGCTGTCCGGGTGGGCTGCACCTGGGACGAGATGCTCAATGAAATTTCCAATAAGATCGCCAAGGGCATGCCCGCCATTTTGATTCTGATTTCCGTGGGCGCCCTCATCGGCACCTGGAAGGCCTCCGGCACCATTCCCATGATGATCTACTACGGCATCCAGATCGTCAACCCCAAGTTTTTGCTGGTCACGGCGTTTTTGATCTGCGCCCTTGTCTCCATCGTCACCGGCACTTCCTGGGGCTCCGTGGGCACCATGGGCGTGGCCCTGATGGGCATTGCCTCCGGCCTGAACGTGTCCCTACCCGCCACCGCCGGCGCCGTCATTGCCGGCTCCTATTTCGGCGATAAGCTTTCCCCCCTGTCCGACACCACCAACCTTGCGCCCATTGCCGCCGGCAGCGAGCTCTACAGCCACATCAAGCACATGCTCTGGACCACCATCCCCGCCACCGTGGTCTCCCTGATCGTCTACGCCATCGTGGGCTCCGGCACCGGCGTTGCCGCCGTGCCCAACCCCGAGACCGTGGAGACCATGCTCTCCACCCTTGACACCATGTACAACTGGAACATCCTTCTGCTGCTGCCCGCCGTCATCATTCTGGCCGGGTCCGTAATGAAGCTGCCCACCATCCCCGTCATGTTAGGGTCCTCGGCCGTGGCGGGCGTCATGGCCTTTGCCTTCCAGCACATCTCCCTGGCCAACATCCTCTCCTCCACCGTGGGCGGCTTCGACGTCTCCATGGTCACCGCAGAGGGTTTTGACCCCTCCGCCGTCATCTGGGAGGTCACCCGCCTTATCAACGGCGGCGGCATGACCAGCATCATGTCCACCACGCTGCTGGTCTTCTGTGCGTTCTGCTTTGCCGGCATCATGAGCTGCGCCGGATGCCTGGACGTGGTGCTGGAGAACCTGCTGAGCGTGGTCAAGTCCACCGGCGGCTTGATCGCCAGCACCGTGGTGGCCTGCCTAACCATGGCCCTGACCACCGGCAACTCCTATCTCTCCATCCTGATCCCCGGCGAGATGTTCCGCGACGCCTATAAGAAGCGGGGCCTGGCCGCGGTCAACCTCTCCCGCACCCTGGAGGACGCCGGCACCGTGGCCGTGCCCATTGTCCCCTGGTCCGCGGCGGGCGCCTATATGACCGCCACCCTGGGCGTGGAGACCCTGGAGTATCTGCCCTGGGCCGTGCTGTGCTATACCGGATTCCTGTTTGCCATCTTCTACGGCTTCACCGGCATCGGCATCAAAAAGCTGACACCGGAGGAAATGGCAAAGGAGGACTGA
- a CDS encoding sigma-54 interaction domain-containing protein — protein MKRLTILLRDQGTALHTGKQMREIFGEVARVKVVIAGPMVAEGSVDADLVVISRQMEELIRYVRPGTRVLVADRAVNPDQVRRLFALPADSDVLVVNTTRELTEEAIEQMELYEVEGLRYHPYYPGIREYRKNCPYAITFGEMDAVPPGEYRSVTDLHSRLLSMEACVLIARELGLYEQLRGTLTAGNIRPMIRLTQDLAKLHIKYAHTSEDLQKIIALMEDGVLVLDQQMRPIFINPMAEKMLGSGEGRLRALVEELRAHGEDPHFFHRTGSDSYYVERISSSGGRERTTIVMLRDVKKIERIENSYRRALTEKGLAAKYEFKDIIYRSAAMGELIQTAREFARGESTVFLHGESGSGKELLAQAIHNASPRRNGAFVAVNFASISLSLSESELFGYADGAFTGARRGGRKGLFELAHKGTIFLDEIGDAPLELQKKLLRVIQERKVLPVGGSKLIPVDVRIIAASNQDMGALVERREFREDLYYRLNVLPLYLPPLRRRREDILPLFSHFLKEFRVDGGELSRQVRTEIEDYPWPGNVRELRNVAEYVSNFARFDPNWPDRLPGVLHPLSHSDGAREAQEGQGTQEAQQETDDPRSVRAVLELLDRPPYRFSRQVLTRELAEEYGLSLSESQVKGLVGRLKDRGLVNAVTGRGTFLQAAGQELLRRWRAREKQL, from the coding sequence ATGAAACGCTTGACGATCCTGTTGCGGGACCAGGGGACCGCTCTTCACACCGGGAAGCAGATGCGGGAGATCTTCGGCGAGGTGGCCAGGGTGAAGGTGGTAATAGCCGGGCCCATGGTGGCGGAGGGCTCGGTGGACGCCGACCTGGTGGTGATTTCCCGCCAGATGGAGGAGTTGATCCGGTACGTTCGGCCCGGAACCCGGGTGCTGGTGGCGGACCGGGCGGTGAACCCGGATCAGGTGCGGCGGCTGTTTGCCCTCCCCGCCGACTCCGATGTACTGGTGGTGAACACCACCCGGGAGCTGACGGAGGAGGCTATCGAGCAGATGGAACTCTATGAGGTGGAGGGGCTGCGCTACCACCCCTATTACCCGGGGATCCGGGAGTACCGGAAAAACTGCCCGTATGCGATCACCTTTGGGGAGATGGACGCGGTGCCGCCGGGAGAGTACCGCTCCGTGACGGACCTCCACAGCCGCTTGCTCAGCATGGAGGCCTGCGTCCTTATTGCCAGGGAGCTGGGTCTCTATGAGCAGCTGCGTGGAACGCTGACCGCCGGAAACATCCGTCCGATGATCCGGCTGACCCAGGATTTGGCGAAACTCCATATCAAGTATGCCCATACTTCCGAGGATTTACAAAAAATTATCGCCCTGATGGAGGACGGCGTCCTGGTGCTGGATCAGCAGATGCGCCCGATTTTCATCAATCCCATGGCAGAGAAGATGCTGGGATCCGGGGAAGGCCGCCTGCGGGCCCTGGTGGAGGAGCTGCGCGCCCACGGGGAGGATCCGCACTTTTTCCACCGCACCGGCAGCGACAGCTATTATGTGGAGCGGATATCCTCCTCCGGCGGCCGGGAGCGGACCACCATTGTTATGCTGCGGGATGTGAAGAAGATTGAGCGCATCGAAAACAGCTACCGCCGGGCCCTGACGGAAAAGGGGCTGGCGGCCAAATATGAGTTTAAAGACATCATCTACCGCTCAGCGGCCATGGGAGAGCTGATTCAAACCGCCCGGGAGTTTGCCCGGGGGGAGTCCACCGTGTTCCTCCACGGGGAGTCGGGCAGCGGCAAGGAGCTGCTGGCCCAGGCCATCCACAACGCATCGCCCAGGCGGAACGGGGCGTTTGTAGCGGTGAACTTCGCCTCCATCTCCCTTTCTCTCAGCGAGTCGGAGCTGTTCGGCTACGCCGACGGCGCCTTCACCGGCGCCCGGCGGGGCGGCAGAAAGGGGCTTTTTGAGCTGGCACACAAGGGCACGATTTTTCTTGATGAGATCGGCGATGCGCCGCTGGAGCTGCAGAAAAAGCTGCTTCGGGTCATTCAGGAGCGGAAGGTGCTTCCGGTGGGAGGGAGCAAGCTGATTCCCGTGGACGTGCGGATCATCGCCGCCAGCAATCAGGACATGGGGGCGCTGGTGGAGCGCCGGGAGTTCCGGGAGGACCTGTACTACCGGCTCAATGTGCTGCCGCTGTATCTGCCGCCGCTGCGGCGCAGGAGGGAGGACATCCTCCCCCTGTTCTCTCACTTCCTGAAGGAGTTCCGTGTGGACGGCGGGGAGCTTTCCCGGCAGGTCCGGACGGAGATAGAGGACTACCCCTGGCCGGGCAATGTGCGGGAGCTGCGCAATGTGGCGGAGTATGTCTCCAACTTTGCCCGCTTCGACCCCAATTGGCCGGACCGGCTTCCCGGCGTACTCCACCCCCTCTCCCACTCGGACGGGGCGCGGGAGGCGCAGGAAGGGCAGGGGACGCAGGAGGCACAGCAGGAGACGGACGATCCCCGGAGCGTCCGGGCGGTGCTGGAGCTGCTGGACCGCCCGCCCTACCGATTCTCCCGCCAGGTCCTGACCCGGGAGCTGGCGGAAGAGTATGGACTGTCCCTCAGCGAGAGCCAGGTCAAGGGCCTGGTGGGCCGGCTGAAGGACAGGGGCCTTGTAAACGCGGTGACCGGGCGGGGAACTTTTTTGCAGGCTGCGGGCCAGGAGCTGCTCCGCCGCTGGAGGGCCCGGGAGAAGCAGCTTTGA
- the rsxC gene encoding electron transport complex subunit RsxC — MAQAFFGGVHPHDMKAATNEKAIEQLPAPAEVVIPMSMHFGAPCTPLVKAGDRVKIGQKIGEFHGLGAPIHASVSGTVRAVEPRPYSMGGDITSVIIENDFQDEISEEVHAPADPEALSVDEMVEIVKNAGIVGMGGATFPTHVKISGGLGKVDTVIINGAECEPYITGDHRAMLERPEEIIGGAAYLARMFGVDKVVIGVEDNKQNGIDAMNKVISEKKAPVVVESLRCRYPQGGEKQLCQAITGKQVPPGGLPSNIGCAVFNINTTCAIYRAITTGMPVVRKVVTVSGSGVVEPKNLECPIGTPVSKLFDACGGLKDGTYKIIAGGPMMGMAQYTADISVAKGTGSVLAFCEDEEQTVENPQCIRCGKCVDACPVHLEPLFLYQYAAKGMVDELNEANIMDCMECGACAYVCPARMHLTHMFKTGKQLVKNKAAAERAAAEAAKKAAEEKKEA, encoded by the coding sequence ATGGCACAAGCTTTCTTTGGCGGCGTTCATCCCCACGACATGAAGGCCGCTACCAATGAAAAGGCCATCGAACAGCTGCCCGCCCCGGCAGAAGTGGTGATTCCCATGTCGATGCACTTTGGTGCACCGTGCACGCCGCTTGTCAAGGCTGGAGACCGCGTGAAGATTGGCCAGAAGATCGGTGAGTTCCACGGCTTGGGAGCCCCGATCCATGCCAGCGTTTCCGGTACGGTCAGGGCTGTGGAGCCCCGCCCCTATTCCATGGGCGGCGACATCACGTCCGTAATCATCGAAAACGATTTTCAGGACGAGATCAGCGAAGAGGTCCACGCTCCGGCGGACCCGGAGGCTCTCAGCGTGGACGAGATGGTGGAGATCGTCAAGAACGCGGGCATCGTGGGCATGGGCGGCGCCACGTTCCCCACCCACGTCAAGATTTCCGGCGGACTGGGCAAGGTGGATACCGTTATCATCAACGGCGCCGAGTGCGAGCCCTACATCACCGGCGACCACCGGGCCATGCTGGAGCGGCCGGAGGAGATCATCGGCGGCGCCGCCTATCTGGCCAGAATGTTCGGTGTGGACAAGGTGGTCATCGGCGTGGAGGACAACAAGCAAAACGGCATCGACGCCATGAATAAGGTCATCTCGGAGAAGAAGGCCCCCGTGGTGGTGGAGTCCCTGCGCTGCCGCTATCCCCAGGGCGGTGAAAAACAGCTCTGTCAGGCCATCACCGGCAAGCAGGTGCCCCCGGGAGGACTGCCCTCCAATATCGGCTGCGCCGTGTTCAATATCAACACCACCTGCGCCATCTACCGGGCCATCACCACCGGTATGCCCGTGGTGAGGAAGGTGGTTACCGTCTCCGGCTCCGGCGTGGTGGAGCCCAAGAACTTGGAGTGCCCCATCGGCACGCCGGTATCCAAACTCTTTGATGCCTGCGGTGGGCTGAAGGACGGCACCTATAAGATCATCGCCGGCGGCCCCATGATGGGTATGGCCCAGTATACCGCGGACATCTCCGTGGCCAAGGGCACCGGCTCCGTCCTGGCCTTTTGCGAGGACGAGGAGCAGACCGTGGAGAATCCCCAGTGCATCCGCTGCGGCAAGTGTGTGGACGCCTGTCCGGTGCACCTTGAGCCCCTCTTTTTATATCAGTATGCTGCCAAGGGCATGGTGGATGAGCTGAACGAGGCCAACATCATGGACTGCATGGAGTGCGGCGCCTGCGCCTACGTCTGCCCCGCCCGCATGCATCTGACCCACATGTTCAAAACCGGCAAGCAGCTGGTGAAGAACAAGGCTGCCGCC
- a CDS encoding DUF975 family protein, whose translation MYIDRRRLKEEAKSILQGASVSPIAITALYLAICLGLDTLDSVVSGGAMAVLSGAGMLPTFITIFVYLVELVLGMGLTVYCLGVRHSVHMELSTLFDGFSFVGKIILLFLAEGVFISLWSMLFFFPGIVAMYRYRFAFYNLCEDPSLSAFDALNMSKRQTSGYKLSLLTLDLSFIGWGFLMTLPYTVVNSMILNDVAMPLSLPVLTVICGVLSGLVALWVRPYLITTNLGYYELAKASSGVGRGYGSSDPLSGDSGEPWDNDTL comes from the coding sequence ATGTACATTGATCGTCGCCGTCTGAAAGAGGAAGCCAAGTCCATTCTCCAGGGGGCCAGCGTCTCCCCCATTGCCATCACGGCGCTGTATCTTGCCATCTGCCTGGGGCTGGATACACTGGACAGTGTGGTTTCCGGAGGCGCCATGGCGGTGCTCTCAGGCGCCGGGATGCTGCCCACCTTCATCACCATTTTTGTCTATCTGGTGGAGCTTGTATTGGGCATGGGGCTGACCGTCTACTGCCTTGGCGTGCGCCACAGCGTGCACATGGAGCTGTCCACTCTTTTTGACGGATTCTCCTTTGTGGGAAAGATCATCCTGCTGTTTCTTGCAGAGGGCGTCTTCATCTCCCTGTGGTCCATGCTGTTCTTTTTCCCCGGTATTGTGGCTATGTACCGCTACCGCTTTGCCTTTTACAATCTCTGTGAGGACCCGTCTCTCAGCGCCTTTGACGCCCTGAATATGAGCAAACGCCAGACCAGCGGCTATAAGCTGTCCCTTCTGACGCTGGACCTCTCCTTCATCGGATGGGGCTTTTTGATGACGCTGCCCTATACCGTGGTCAACAGCATGATCTTGAATGATGTGGCGATGCCTCTGTCCCTGCCGGTGCTGACGGTGATCTGCGGCGTGCTCTCCGGCTTGGTGGCCCTGTGGGTCCGCCCCTATCTGATCACCACCAACCTGGGCTACTATGAGCTGGCCAAGGCCAGCAGCGGCGTGGGCCGGGGATACGGCAGCTCCGATCCGCTCAGCGGCGACTCCGGTGAACCGTGGGACAACGATACCTTATAA